A single window of Jiangella alkaliphila DNA harbors:
- a CDS encoding GNAT family N-acetyltransferase, translating into MLIRPVRAADAEAVAELLDQLGYPQDGSAATAARLRAWTRDPASAAYVADDGGDVLGVVAVHISSFFERDGAWARIVALVVADRARGRGVGSQLVAEAESFAADHGCARMEVTSSDRRHEAHAFYRGRGYADQAGTSSRFLRDLP; encoded by the coding sequence GTGCTGATCCGCCCGGTCCGCGCCGCCGACGCCGAGGCCGTCGCGGAACTGCTCGACCAGCTCGGCTACCCGCAAGACGGCAGCGCGGCGACGGCGGCCCGCCTGCGGGCCTGGACCCGCGACCCGGCGAGTGCGGCCTACGTCGCCGACGACGGCGGCGACGTGCTCGGCGTCGTCGCGGTGCACATCAGCTCGTTCTTCGAGCGCGACGGCGCATGGGCCCGCATCGTCGCCCTGGTCGTGGCCGATCGCGCCCGCGGGCGCGGCGTGGGCTCGCAGCTGGTGGCCGAGGCGGAGTCGTTCGCCGCCGACCACGGCTGCGCCCGCATGGAGGTCACCAGCTCCGACCGCCGCCACGAGGCGCACGCCTTCTACCGCGGCCGCGGCTACGCCGACCAGGCCGGGACGTCGTCGCGCTTCCTCCGCGACCTGCCCTAA
- the mshC gene encoding cysteine--1-D-myo-inosityl 2-amino-2-deoxy-alpha-D-glucopyranoside ligase produces the protein MRAWSAPDVPALPGRGLPVSLHDTATGSARPVRPEHVATMYVCGITPYDATHLGHAATYVAFDLLNRAWRDAGHDVRYVQNITDVDDPLLERATETGQDWRELADAETRLYTEDMAWLRVLPPSSYVGAVEAIPLITRMIQRMEPSVYELDGDLYFSVRTDPAFGSVSRLPEPAMRDLFAERGGDPDRPGKKDPLDPLVWLKARPGEPSWDSPFGPGRPGWHVECAAIAMEYLGVPFDVQGGGSDLVFPHHEMSASHAHVVAGAFASLYAHAGMVGLDGEKMSKSLGNLVFVSGLRADGVEPVAVRLALLATHYRADREWSPAVLEEATLRLARWRTALAAGAGAPAEPVLAEVRDRLADDLDSPGALAAVDRWAATPGTDPGAPALVAATADALLGLAL, from the coding sequence ATGCGAGCCTGGTCTGCCCCCGACGTGCCCGCCCTTCCCGGCCGTGGCCTGCCCGTCAGTCTCCACGACACCGCGACGGGGTCGGCCCGGCCGGTGCGGCCGGAACACGTCGCCACCATGTACGTCTGCGGCATCACGCCGTACGACGCCACCCACCTGGGGCACGCCGCCACGTACGTCGCGTTCGACCTGCTCAACCGGGCCTGGCGCGACGCCGGCCACGACGTCCGCTACGTCCAGAACATCACCGACGTCGACGACCCGCTGCTGGAGCGGGCCACCGAGACGGGGCAGGACTGGCGCGAGCTGGCCGACGCCGAGACCCGGCTGTACACCGAGGACATGGCCTGGCTGCGGGTGCTGCCGCCGTCGTCGTACGTCGGCGCCGTCGAGGCGATCCCGCTGATCACCCGCATGATCCAGCGCATGGAGCCGTCGGTGTACGAGCTGGACGGCGACCTCTACTTCTCCGTGCGCACCGACCCCGCGTTCGGCTCGGTGTCGCGGCTGCCCGAGCCGGCGATGCGCGACCTGTTCGCCGAGCGCGGCGGCGACCCCGACCGGCCCGGCAAGAAGGACCCGCTCGACCCGCTGGTGTGGCTGAAGGCGCGGCCGGGGGAGCCGTCGTGGGACAGCCCGTTCGGCCCCGGCCGCCCCGGCTGGCACGTCGAGTGCGCGGCCATCGCCATGGAGTACCTCGGCGTCCCGTTCGACGTCCAGGGCGGCGGCAGCGACCTCGTGTTCCCGCACCACGAGATGTCCGCCTCGCACGCCCACGTCGTCGCCGGCGCGTTCGCGTCGCTGTACGCGCACGCCGGCATGGTCGGCCTCGACGGCGAGAAGATGTCGAAATCGCTGGGCAACCTGGTCTTCGTCTCCGGCCTGCGCGCCGACGGCGTCGAGCCGGTCGCCGTCCGGCTGGCGCTGCTGGCAACCCACTATCGCGCCGACCGCGAATGGTCGCCGGCGGTGCTGGAGGAGGCGACGCTGCGGCTGGCCCGCTGGCGGACGGCGCTCGCGGCGGGTGCCGGCGCACCCGCCGAGCCGGTACTCGCCGAGGTCCGCGACCGCCTCGCCGACGACCTCGACTCGCCCGGTGCGCTGGCCGCCGTCGACCGCTGGGCGGCGACGCCCGGCACCGACCCGGGCGCGCCGGCCCTGGTCGCCGCCACCGCCGACGCCCTGCTCGGGCTCGCTCTCTGA
- a CDS encoding PAC2 family protein has protein sequence MENDGARQLRNPVLIAAFEGWNDAGEAATAGIEHLERVWNAGAVAALDPDEYYDFQVNRPLVSVDDDGKRSIEWPTTRLSVVSIEEHGRDIVLLRGIEPNMRWRAFCAELLSVATDLGCEQVVTLGALLADVPHTRPVPVTVTTSDPDQAETLGLEQSRYEGPTGIVGVFQDGATRAGLDAVSLWAAVPHYVAQSPCPKATLVLLQRVEDLLGLPVPMGDLAEQAEAWQHGVDELAEEDSDVAEYVRRLEEARDTVDLPEASGEHIAREFERYLRRRDT, from the coding sequence ATGGAGAACGACGGAGCGCGGCAACTACGCAATCCTGTCCTGATCGCCGCATTCGAGGGGTGGAACGACGCCGGAGAAGCCGCGACGGCTGGTATCGAGCACCTGGAGCGCGTCTGGAACGCCGGCGCCGTGGCCGCGCTCGACCCCGACGAGTACTACGACTTCCAGGTCAACCGCCCGCTGGTCAGCGTCGACGACGACGGCAAGCGCAGCATCGAGTGGCCCACCACCCGGCTGTCCGTGGTGAGCATCGAGGAGCACGGACGCGACATCGTGCTGCTGCGCGGCATCGAGCCGAACATGCGGTGGCGGGCGTTCTGCGCCGAGCTGCTGTCCGTCGCCACCGACCTCGGCTGCGAGCAGGTCGTTACGCTCGGCGCGCTGCTGGCCGACGTGCCGCACACCCGGCCGGTCCCCGTCACCGTCACCACCAGCGACCCCGACCAGGCCGAGACGCTCGGGCTCGAGCAGTCCCGCTACGAGGGCCCCACCGGCATCGTCGGCGTGTTCCAGGACGGCGCCACCCGCGCCGGCCTCGACGCCGTGTCGCTCTGGGCGGCCGTGCCCCACTACGTCGCCCAGTCCCCGTGCCCCAAGGCCACGCTGGTGCTGCTGCAGCGGGTCGAGGACCTCCTCGGCCTGCCGGTCCCGATGGGCGACCTCGCCGAACAGGCCGAGGCCTGGCAGCACGGCGTCGACGAGCTCGCCGAGGAAGACTCCGACGTCGCCGAGTACGTCCGCCGCCTCGAAGAGGCCCGCGACACCGTCGACCTCCCCGAGGCCTCCGGCGAGCACATCGCCCGCGAGTTCGAGCGCTACCTCCGCCGCCGCGACACCTGA